A region of Micropterus dolomieu isolate WLL.071019.BEF.003 ecotype Adirondacks linkage group LG01, ASM2129224v1, whole genome shotgun sequence DNA encodes the following proteins:
- the LOC123974834 gene encoding rho GTPase-activating protein 6-like isoform X2 → MGDSVFFDRQNSYLGDFTWSSLSGRSVRLMPVAIQSLSELERAKLQDVAYTRLHQDYDLGCQITMPKDGQKRKKSLRRKLDSLAKEKSKDKEWIPQAFSIPLSQVIANDRTHRQRQDSYRQDPPQREEHKDSSDLVSSILQFATKRPSNKELSSSNSSLSSTSETANESTSPNTPEAAPRARRRGGMSVDSITDLDDNQSRLLEALQLSLPAETPSKKEKHRDKRLSLNPIYRQVPRVVDSCCQHIEKYGLQTVGIFRVGSSKKRVRQLREEFDRGVDIPLDEEHSVHDVAALLKEFLRDMPDPLLTKELYTAFINTTLLDPDEQQNVTQLLVYLLPACNSDTLHRLLEFLSTVTDHAHDRQDKVGQEITGNKMTSLNLATIFGPNLLHKQKNSDKEFSVQSSARAEESTAVIAVLQRMIASYQSLFMVPPDLQNEVLMNLLETDPDVVDYLLRRKASQSPDLLPTEEPFTLSECRSSSDSNKASSGEVSPYDNNSPVLSERRGEPGSPGGEQLFRVPEQYSLVGQVAAWSREPGADTWGTKDTVSEEHANIWGTWHTTLKPTLKDQPYTGSHGNMSEGSSRSSQEGLDGLHGDGRQQTTLQRTQTAPGTTEVRPHPPVTRVCTSPHVGTGRLPLKVIPSVNSHLNSTQGLHQASGHRLILTSRLQGGVNTADGGPATLNDSRCPPPYNAQHRLASSQSSLQVATAQQPPLQHGRLSVGPSNSTTEAQMVPHSPEWQDWQRDRWQIWQLLSSDNADTLPETLV, encoded by the exons GGTGATTTCACCTGGAGCAGCCTGTCGGGGCGGAGCGTGCGTCTGATGCCAGTTGCCATCCAGAGCCTGTCGGAGCTGGAGAGGGCCAAGCTGCAAGACGTGGCCTACACCCGTTTACACCAGGACTATGACTTGGGATGTCAGATAACTATGCCAAAAG ATggacagaagaggaaaaaatcACTGAGGAGGAAGTTGgactctcttgcaaaagagaagAGTAAAGACAAAG AATGGATACCACAGGCCTTCAGTATACCACTCTCCCAGGTCATTGCTAATGACAGAACTCACAGGCAGCGTCAGGACAGTTATCGTCAGGACCCTCCACAACGCGAGGAACACAAGGACTCCTCTGACCTTGTGTCGTCCATTTTACAG TTTGCCACCAAGCGACCGTCCAATAAGGAGTTATCCAGCAGTAATTCCTCTTTGAGTTCCACATCGGAGACAGCCAATGAGTCAACATCACCCAATACGCCTGAGGCTGCACCACGAGCACGCAGGAGG GGAGGCATGTCAGTGGACTCCATCACAGACCTGGACGACAACCAGTCCCGCCTGCTCGAGgcgctgcagctctctctgccGGCCGAAACGCCAAGTAAGAAGGAGAAGCACCGGGACAAAAGGCTGAGCCTCAATCCCATCTATCGTCAGGTCCCGCGAGTGGTCgacagctgctgtcagcatATCGAGAAATATG GTTTGCAGACTGTGGGCATATTTAGAGTGGGAAGCTCCAAGAAGAGAGTGCGACAG CTACGTGAGGAGTTTGATCGCGGGGTTGACATCCCGCTGGATGAGGAGCACAGCGTTCACGATGTGGCTGCTCTGCTGAAGGAGTTCCTCAGGGACATGCCTGACCCGCTCCTCACCAAGGAGCTCTACACGGCCTTCATCAACACCACAT TGTTGGATCCAGATGAGCAGCAGAATGTTACTCAGCTACTAGTCTACCTGCTCCCAGCATGTAACAGTGATACTCTCCACCGCCTCCTTGAGTTTCTATCCACCGTGACCGACCACGCCCACGACCGGCAGGACAAAGTCGGACAGGAG ATCACTGGGAACAAGATGACGTCTTTGAACCTGGCCACCATCTTTGGCCCCAACCTTCTCCACAAACAGAAGAACTCCGACAAGGAGTTCAGCGTCCAGAGCTCAGCCAGGGCCGAGGAGAGCACGGCCGTCATTGCCGTGCTGCAGAGGATGATAGCCAGCTACCAAAGCCTCTTCATG GTGCCTCCTGATCTGCAAAATGAGGTTTTGATGAATCTTTTAGAAACCGATCCAGATGTGGTAGACTACCTTCTGAGAAGAAAAGCATCACA GAGCCCCGACCTGTTGCCGACAGAGGAGCCCTTCACCCTGAGCGAGTGTCGTTCCTCCAGCGACTCCAACAAGGCGTCCAGTGGCGAGGTGTCCCCCTATGACAATAACTCCCCGGTCCTGAGTGAGCGGAGAGGGGAGCCAGGAAGCCCGGGCGGCGAGCAGCTCTTCCGTGTCCCTGAACAGTACTCTCTGGTGGGGCAGGTGGCCGCCTGGAGCAGAGAGCCTGGAGCTGACACTTGGGGTACCAAAG ACACTGTATCAgaagagcatgctaacatttgggGGACGTGGCACACTACTCTGAAACCAACACTCAAGGACCAACCATACACAG GTTCGCATGGCAACATGTCAGAGGGAAGCTCTCGCAGCTCACAGGAAGGGCTCGACGGACTCCATGGCGATGGCAGGCAGCAGACGACGCTACAACGGACTCAGACAGCGCCTGGCACCACTGAGGTCAGACCCCACCCCCCGGTCACAAGAGTGTGCACCAGCCCTCATGTGGGGACGGGACGCCTGCCGCTCAAAGTCATCCCCTCGGTGAATTCCCACCTCAACAGCACGCAAGGCCTCCATCAAGCCAGCGGACACAGACTTATCCTGACCTCTAGACTTCAAGGTGGGGTGAACACTGCCGATGGTGGCCCTGCTACACTTAACGACAGCCGCTGTCCCCCCCCTTATAACGCCCAACATCGACTGGCTAGTTCGCAAAGTTCACTTCAGGTGGCAACAGCTCAGCAACCTCCTCTCCAGCACGGGAGGCTGAGCGTGGGGCCGAGTAACTCAACCACAGAGGCTCAAATGGTGCCGCATAGCCCAGAGTGGCAGGACTGGCAGCGGGACCGGTGGCAGATCTGGCAACTGCTGTCCTCGGACAATGCTGACACATTGCCTGAAACGCTAGTGTGA
- the LOC123974834 gene encoding rho GTPase-activating protein 6-like isoform X3 produces the protein MPVAIQSLSELERAKLQDVAYTRLHQDYDLGCQITMPKDGQKRKKSLRRKLDSLAKEKSKDKEWIPQAFSIPLSQVIANDRTHRQRQDSYRQDPPQREEHKDSSDLVSSILQFATKRPSNKELSSSNSSLSSTSETANESTSPNTPEAAPRARRRGGMSVDSITDLDDNQSRLLEALQLSLPAETPSKKEKHRDKRLSLNPIYRQVPRVVDSCCQHIEKYGLQTVGIFRVGSSKKRVRQLREEFDRGVDIPLDEEHSVHDVAALLKEFLRDMPDPLLTKELYTAFINTTLLDPDEQQNVTQLLVYLLPACNSDTLHRLLEFLSTVTDHAHDRQDKVGQEITGNKMTSLNLATIFGPNLLHKQKNSDKEFSVQSSARAEESTAVIAVLQRMIASYQSLFMVPPDLQNEVLMNLLETDPDVVDYLLRRKASQSPDLLPTEEPFTLSECRSSSDSNKASSGEVSPYDNNSPVLSERRGEPGSPGGEQLFRVPEQYSLVGQVAAWSREPGADTWGTKDTVSEEHANIWGTWHTTLKPTLKDQPYTGSHGNMSEGSSRSSQEGLDGLHGDGRQQTTLQRTQTAPGTTEVRPHPPVTRVCTSPHVGTGRLPLKVIPSVNSHLNSTQGLHQASGHRLILTSRLQGGVNTADGGPATLNDSRCPPPYNAQHRLASSQSSLQVATAQQPPLQHGRLSVGPSNSTTEAQMVPHSPEWQDWQRDRWQIWQLLSSDNADTLPETLV, from the exons ATGCCAGTTGCCATCCAGAGCCTGTCGGAGCTGGAGAGGGCCAAGCTGCAAGACGTGGCCTACACCCGTTTACACCAGGACTATGACTTGGGATGTCAGATAACTATGCCAAAAG ATggacagaagaggaaaaaatcACTGAGGAGGAAGTTGgactctcttgcaaaagagaagAGTAAAGACAAAG AATGGATACCACAGGCCTTCAGTATACCACTCTCCCAGGTCATTGCTAATGACAGAACTCACAGGCAGCGTCAGGACAGTTATCGTCAGGACCCTCCACAACGCGAGGAACACAAGGACTCCTCTGACCTTGTGTCGTCCATTTTACAG TTTGCCACCAAGCGACCGTCCAATAAGGAGTTATCCAGCAGTAATTCCTCTTTGAGTTCCACATCGGAGACAGCCAATGAGTCAACATCACCCAATACGCCTGAGGCTGCACCACGAGCACGCAGGAGG GGAGGCATGTCAGTGGACTCCATCACAGACCTGGACGACAACCAGTCCCGCCTGCTCGAGgcgctgcagctctctctgccGGCCGAAACGCCAAGTAAGAAGGAGAAGCACCGGGACAAAAGGCTGAGCCTCAATCCCATCTATCGTCAGGTCCCGCGAGTGGTCgacagctgctgtcagcatATCGAGAAATATG GTTTGCAGACTGTGGGCATATTTAGAGTGGGAAGCTCCAAGAAGAGAGTGCGACAG CTACGTGAGGAGTTTGATCGCGGGGTTGACATCCCGCTGGATGAGGAGCACAGCGTTCACGATGTGGCTGCTCTGCTGAAGGAGTTCCTCAGGGACATGCCTGACCCGCTCCTCACCAAGGAGCTCTACACGGCCTTCATCAACACCACAT TGTTGGATCCAGATGAGCAGCAGAATGTTACTCAGCTACTAGTCTACCTGCTCCCAGCATGTAACAGTGATACTCTCCACCGCCTCCTTGAGTTTCTATCCACCGTGACCGACCACGCCCACGACCGGCAGGACAAAGTCGGACAGGAG ATCACTGGGAACAAGATGACGTCTTTGAACCTGGCCACCATCTTTGGCCCCAACCTTCTCCACAAACAGAAGAACTCCGACAAGGAGTTCAGCGTCCAGAGCTCAGCCAGGGCCGAGGAGAGCACGGCCGTCATTGCCGTGCTGCAGAGGATGATAGCCAGCTACCAAAGCCTCTTCATG GTGCCTCCTGATCTGCAAAATGAGGTTTTGATGAATCTTTTAGAAACCGATCCAGATGTGGTAGACTACCTTCTGAGAAGAAAAGCATCACA GAGCCCCGACCTGTTGCCGACAGAGGAGCCCTTCACCCTGAGCGAGTGTCGTTCCTCCAGCGACTCCAACAAGGCGTCCAGTGGCGAGGTGTCCCCCTATGACAATAACTCCCCGGTCCTGAGTGAGCGGAGAGGGGAGCCAGGAAGCCCGGGCGGCGAGCAGCTCTTCCGTGTCCCTGAACAGTACTCTCTGGTGGGGCAGGTGGCCGCCTGGAGCAGAGAGCCTGGAGCTGACACTTGGGGTACCAAAG ACACTGTATCAgaagagcatgctaacatttgggGGACGTGGCACACTACTCTGAAACCAACACTCAAGGACCAACCATACACAG GTTCGCATGGCAACATGTCAGAGGGAAGCTCTCGCAGCTCACAGGAAGGGCTCGACGGACTCCATGGCGATGGCAGGCAGCAGACGACGCTACAACGGACTCAGACAGCGCCTGGCACCACTGAGGTCAGACCCCACCCCCCGGTCACAAGAGTGTGCACCAGCCCTCATGTGGGGACGGGACGCCTGCCGCTCAAAGTCATCCCCTCGGTGAATTCCCACCTCAACAGCACGCAAGGCCTCCATCAAGCCAGCGGACACAGACTTATCCTGACCTCTAGACTTCAAGGTGGGGTGAACACTGCCGATGGTGGCCCTGCTACACTTAACGACAGCCGCTGTCCCCCCCCTTATAACGCCCAACATCGACTGGCTAGTTCGCAAAGTTCACTTCAGGTGGCAACAGCTCAGCAACCTCCTCTCCAGCACGGGAGGCTGAGCGTGGGGCCGAGTAACTCAACCACAGAGGCTCAAATGGTGCCGCATAGCCCAGAGTGGCAGGACTGGCAGCGGGACCGGTGGCAGATCTGGCAACTGCTGTCCTCGGACAATGCTGACACATTGCCTGAAACGCTAGTGTGA